The window AGCTTGCAACAGCGCACAACTGGGACTACTGCAGGAATGGGTAGTTTTCAGCTTACCAAACTTCATACAGAGTTTACCAATCGCAATGTCAACGTGGTGTTTGTCCTGTTTCTTTATTAGTGCATCGACAAATCCCTGGCTCAGAGCATTGTATCCTTTTCGTTCTTGACGAAGAATAATAAACTATTCTATTCTACAATGTCAGCTGAAGCTGATCTGAGCGATTTTAAAGTTCGTTTATCATTCAAGACTAACTAATTGcatgaatatattttcgttttaaaaatatttcttaactTTGTAAATGAAGCTTTCCACATGTACAGTCAAGAATTGGAAAGTACGAATacgaggataaaaaaattctctgcaTATCGGCAGCTGATTTTTACCAGAAGGTAGGCAGGATGCACAGTTACATTTCATTAATGTTACCAAGATAGCTTTTAAcctttaatatttttcaaattcgaaaactaGCTCTCAAACACTAATCAAAAGATGGCATTCGTTGAGACTTTTGAAACAGCGGCAAAGGAACCAGGCACTCCATTCAGTGATATTTTAGCATCTCTATAACTGGTGTTAATCACTGGGCTTCCTACCTCGACATGACgtaaaagaatttaaaaactaaatgggtatttaaataaatattatatgttCGTTTCACTGTACAGTACGAAATTTTATGCGCAATGTTACTGAAGCTGTTATTGATTTTagatttatatgtatataattatcattatatttattgatgCGCGTCGACAAAAGGAGAaagtaacaataaattttattttgtaatcaaAACTTGTTGTGCTAATACCGAATGACGGCAATAATCTTCCTCGAAATCCGTCCAATTTTTCACTCTAATTTTCATGGCTAACTATGTGAAATTCAATAGCTAAATGCACCAGCTACCAAAATTATTATCCCAGTcattaattgaattttgatcaatttttcccaTGGTTTAAGGAAAATGAGTGACAAATTGCAATAATTGTTTTCTTAATCATTTTCAGGatcttcgtgaaaaaaaatatctatttgTGTTTGATTTTTCGACAGAAATAGTTTAACAGTACCTGAAATTCCAAACCTTgtttcttttaattattttctgtttttagaCATATAAAATCTATACCAAAAGAGCTTCAACGTAAGGTAATAAAAGATTTCAATGAATGATATTATACTTGCACCAAGGAATAATCCTGCAGCTCCACCAACTGAAACTGATCGAAAagattttaataattcaatgcAATTGTATTACAGATTCTTTATACAGATGTTGATTGTCTTTTAAATTGTGATAGCCAGGAAATTGcaagggtgaaaaaatcaaattttggtCAGGATCGGAGAGTATGATTGGTAACTTACCTAAGAATTCAGTAAATCCGAAGAATACTTCACGACGCATCTTGGTGAAGGGAAATTCAATATCAATGTTTACCGTCCTGACTGGTATGACGTCTACTCGGTcactttttgaataaaaatatcgcatATTGAGGGTAATCATAttccaaaaataaagaaaggcTTGTAAAATTTACTAATTCTcactattatttttaacaagaGAAAATCCTGTTCTCCAAaacgtaaaaagaaatttgagatgtcgacaaaaaatttatctttaaaAGCTCGAATTTTCTTCAGTTTgccttttcaattttataataatttggaCAGTCTACATAGCTAGTGGACTTCTGGTGGGGAAATATTTTGACTCAAATTTGGGTTCACAAAGAATACTCACATGTTGTAGGCAATCCCAACACGAATATTTGGATACCTAGCTGTATTACAGTTTTCTGGGCAAGTACACAAATGTTTGTTGTTGCTTTTCAATGAAGTTATTGAATCAGAAATACCCGAAATACAATGTAACTGTGTTGAATTACACACTGGAACTCCAGCTGTGGATAGAATACAACGAATTAGGAATATCTTCACATGATATAAAAGACATTGATTTGGCGCGGTGATTAGTTATTAAACTGAGCAAACTTTTTTACCTCTCTTATTGATGCCGTATTttgtgaagagaaaaaaagtaatcacatagttaaaaaaaatgtgcacaTCAATTAACACAAAATCGCACCGCTTTTCAGAATCTTTGGCAATTCCAATATATCTGCAGTTACGAAATTGAAGACTTATCGGACCGTTTGAACTGCTTATTATGATACTGGACATGGAATCGAACCTGCAGAATGATTCAACACACTGAATAGTACTCACGAATCGGTCTTGCGAAATACGGGTAGCATCCACATCgactttttataaaattatatctaCATTCTAAGATACACATGTTACGTGTGTAGACTGGCCACATCTTTAAGTCTCCGTCTTCAGGAAAATTGCATTCCCGTTGACTCTTAGACATTTCTCTCAGTTCATCAGAGCCCTCCGTTTGTTgaacatcaatttttatatctatGACAGACATTTCTTTTAAATTGTACCACCAGGTGTTTAGTTCAGGTAGATCGTTCGGATAGTGTAACGCCAGCtgttgatggaaaaaatttagtttTGCTTACTTCTGTTACGTGCCTATGATTTCCACATTCGTAAAAAGTGCCCGTGCAAAAAATTCTAATAGTTTTAAGGACACCAGTtataacataaaatttttgatatgaACATGGAGAACTTGCTTCGTATGACAAAGGAATTGCCTGGATGTTTATCCTGTCGTTTCGACGAGCGTACTTGTACGTCGGTAAAGATCTCTGTGGGAAGATGGTCCAGTCATTTGACACCCAGTAGCTGAAAGGGAAATATTGTACGTAGCAGATGGAGACTAGTACTGGAATATATGAATTCATTAACAtgaaatcatgaaaattctTACTCTACTGACGAGTAATTACTGTATGCACCATATAGGGCTGTACATATGCCTTTTTCTGTGACAACCAGAGTTTTGTAAGTCCCGGTACACTCCTGCAAACCGCATTGATTTGGTTCATAGTCGATATGCAAGTCCCGGATTATTTCCAACCAGTTGTCAGGTGAAGTACCGTTGTATATTGGTGTTTGATTTAGAGTTGAGTAGACTGGTCTTGatatgaagtgaaaaaaatttcttgcctCTTTTGTATCTTCAACTCCAAATCTTTTACAACAACATTGTCTAACGTTAAAATATGcgtgacaaatgaaattgataagttccgatttttaaacattgAATGTTCTGCCATTGTGTGAgtgatttttttaagaaaGTCGAAGTTGAATTCAAAGTATCAGGTAAAATATGCCGCAGTTGCTCTCAAAAACTGCAAACTACTTTGATAAgttcaaaaaaagaatttcttaAACTTACGACGACTTTTAATAGTTTTCGTGTTTAgaagtttcaattatttgatgTGATTTCCGATACAATcatttatcataattatttatcatgtAAAACACGAATTGGAAACGTTCCCTTGTACGCAGGTAATTATTTTCTGTAATCGTCTTGGGAATAAATCTCGTAATGTATTTCATTTCGCAGGGATAAACACTCACTTCTTGAAGACTGCCGGAAACTTATCCGTGGAAATGTAGTTGTCCATGCATATAGTCAAGGCTGGCTTCGTgacgttaaaatttttgtaatcaatATCAAGTACTATGGCTGTCGGATTATTCTGGTATTCAAACCACGAATACTGTAGCGATGATGCAATCAAACATCCAAGAGccgtttcaacaaaaattaccGTCAAAATCCTAATGAATCAATTAAAATACATGTGACAAGCTGTATTTGCATCTACACTCTTAGTTTTATAGAAAGTATTCTAAGTTGACAGTTATTTTACGCTAAAAATGATTATTGATTTATACTCCCTGgcggaaataattttcagaaacttttataaattttctcgaattttgTCAGTATGTCGGTTTATAacattttcgcaatttttatgcaaaattttcgagggattttaataatttctgaaatttctgaataagtatttaaatttctattcagaataataattttatcggttttatgaataaaaatttgctatTTCGGGAAAATTTCTGAGAAGTTTCAAGAATTCTCGTttgactgaaaatatttttccagaaaattcaatttgatcTATTGTTCAGAACTTTGCAATCGTTTACCAAGATACATCAGATCTTcgattttttcaggtttttacTACAAAATGAAGTTCTAAAAAGATATCAGTTTTCTCCATAAGTTGGCCCGTTTTGCTTCATGAACTCGACTTAGTTAGAAATAGTCAGAAACCCAAAAACTGAGTGCGTTCCGATTATTTTCTATGGAAATCGAATTGATTCTGAGTCGTTCCAAGAAatgcattaaatttttacatgGAACTGAACTTATTTAGAGATAGTTAGAAACTCAAAAACTTGGCATTCTTAACAATTTCTATGGAAATCGAAATTACTCTCGGTCGTTGTTagaaattcattcgatttttccATGCAACTGGACCAGGAGCGGATTAAGCTTAACTGCTGCCTTAGACTTGCACACAAAAGCCGCCCTTTAAACGCAGCGTAGGTTcggtgaaatgaaataaaatacctgatagattgaaaatgattattatcagtgtttttaaacgttttttttcaattttgcggAGCAACCGGATATATTGTTccaaataatgtgaaaaaatctcTGTAAAATGTGGATGCGATCAACAAATATTCAGAGAAGGCTACCGTacatcgaaaattaaaaaaaaagataaatttacgtagctaaattttgcatttttgctACTGAAAATAGATGTTAATAAGATTGAACGAATAACAAacttatttcaaatatacCGGAAATGGTACCATTTAATCATTTCCGAAAAGTGTTGATagcaataataaattgaaatgcaTTAACTGTACAATTTATAAGCTGCGAAGAGTTAATGGAATTACTgattgatattaaaaattgtgaaaaaaaaattgattaatacTATTTCCGTTACAATTGAAGTATTTTTGTCCGTCATTCGATCTTTTTAGAATGTATTTTCAGTCACAGAAATGCAAAGCTGAAGTACCGAAGAttaatttgtcatttttccaTGTACGGTAGCTGtctctaaatattttctgaaCAGATCCACGTTGCacgcagattttttttatataattgagAACAACATTTTCGGTTGCCCcgtgaaattgaaacaaaaagtgGAAAATATGAAACCTTGTCAAGTATCTTAGAATTGCTCAGACATTTTCAGAATAATTTAAACTGTTACAgaagtgacgaaaaatttagCTCAAAAACGTCGGGAAACATGGTATTCTTCTGAGTAatttcgagagaaattttgtgaaatttttgaaaattatttccgcCAGGGCTTTGCACAGTTGATctttctgtttgttttttgaacCCGTTGAGTTCGGGAAAGGCCCTTTtgatcgattaaaaaaattattcatttccgGAGGGAAGAAGTGGAatgggggggagggggggcaGAGTTTTTCTCTAcaatgatgaaaattattgaacaaaaTAAATGCGCTTAGTGTGAAGTAGCTATGATGAACATATCATACGTTACAGTCAAAAAAAGGAGTAATTCTCAAATAAATACTCAAAATGTCGTGTAAGTGCGTCATAAGGCCAGAAATCcctttacaattttcaaaagatcgatttttttttttacatatttcgaaaGTATAATACCCAAAGAATATACTGACCAAAGGAAAACccgaaataatgaatatttgcGGAGTTATCGCATATAGTGTAGAGCGGAGCGACAGCGTGCGGACCGTTAGAGTTTCATTCGTTTCACACATTTCCGATGTAAGTATTCCACTCATTTTgaatgtacacttggggactatgaatctgagacggataattttttacaatagacagttatgttggcaacacagagaaacctgcaACCCCACAGTCGGTCGAgtgcgaaacaaactcaatctcaataaacataacataacccgtGACCGTCGAATGTAAGGTTCTCTGtattgccaacataactgtctagtgtaaaaaattagccgtctcattgtcagattcattgtccctaAGTGTACCAGTACTGCTGTTTGATAGTTATTATACCTTTCAATGAAATGTCTCCTCGGCGCAACAATGTGATTCAGTCCATGTATAGTTgacttgttgaaaaaatcaacgatGTACTGTGCCATTGGTGTTTTTGCTCTGATTTTTCCCATTCCTGCTTGCACCGCCGACTTGCCAAGTCGACCTACATCTTCGGGTTTAAagatttttcgtttcaccACATCAGGTACGACGTCTTTCAGATAATATGGAACTACATTTTCTTCGTAATCCTTAAGTGTTTTCACGTGAATTACGGTGGGCTTCATTGTGCAGACACCGTGTTCGTACGTAATTGCCGATGAGAACTAGTTCTGCTGTGATATAATTGCGACAGGGATGAAAATACCAAGGGAAAGGTAGGCAGAAATaatggaataattttatcgagCTGGGACATGCAATAATTATGTTTGttggttgaatattttataatcgCTGTCAAAACGCCCGCACGTACACGCATCCATAATAATGTGTATTGATTTACTGTATAGTATAATAGATACCTCATGGATAAATATCTATTTAGTAAAATAACTACGCTAATCGCATAAGAATACAGTTATCTGAAAGTTTACAAATATTTGCTTGAAATAAGTGTTGGAAATTTAAGCATTTGTTATTCGTAAAGTCGTACCCAACAACTTTGAATATTTGGAAATGCATGTCCAATCAATGGTCgtagtgaaagaaaaaatcctaAGTTCAATTCATGCTTATGTCCAATTAGGTCATAATTGCTCATATACACATGactttcaattaaaaaaattgcattctTCTTCCAGTCCTATTGATTTTCGATGATTACATTTAAATTCACTTGGTGAACGGTAGGCGGTCAGCTGTTCAAAGGTgtggaataaataatttgtcaGTCGCGAGTGACCATTAATTAATTTGTCGATGAACAAAATATTGTACTAGGTGCGTCAAAATTTACTAACCAAATTAAGTTTATTGGGgccaataaaaatttttcattcgaaggAATAACTATAACACATATTTCAACGATTCAATCACAAGTGCAAACTTCTTctgacattttttatattaagtACTTTTCAATATGTAAACCTGTTTATTCCTAACTTCATGAATTTAAACCGATTACAGGTTCAAAATTACTTCAACTTATATAATGAAATACGTAATTGTTATCTAATAATTCTACAGAACTctaaaattttccaccatgAAACTCTATCGATTATTCCCTGGCCGATTGCAAGTGACTGACTATAAGTTATACAGTGATTTGTACAAATGAtgaggaaataaaattatttttcattgaagaGATATTAGGTTCgacaaaatatatttgttcgtaaaaaaaaaaaaaaattttaattatattcaacTGTATcttcaaattaaataaacatttaaacAGTGATGGACATTTGATTGATTCGACTGAATCGACCTTTATTCACGATGCAATCATAATTGTGGTTCATTTAATTCAGATGTAACAGCTCATAGAATGGCGAATACATGatttccaaaaatgaaaaagggtTCTACAATATCATTCATAGATTGCCTCATAGCTGTGCCGTTTATTATATACTAAAAACTATATTGGAGTAGCATATGTACGCCACGACACTCAtcctgaataattttttagtttgCTCCGTGCTTTTCTCAAATGTACGAAATGATTCCATTGCCCATGTGCGTTAACCACGGGAACTGTTGAATCGCAAGTAAAATAAGTGGGACGAAAGACATCGCAGACAATGCAAATCTCAGCGATTTTGATCGTACGTTATTTTATCGACagtattgttgtttttttcctttcgaaTTTGCCTCAAAACTCGTAAAAACTCAACGTCTCTGACGTCAATATTTGCTTTCCACATCAGAATTAAGTACAGTTTGTTTTGATATATGTTTATCTTCTTCCTCATTGTATAATCATGGTATcacataaataattatacaccgCAAGATTGAGTCATTTCCGAGATATTTTTATAAGCAGATTGATTCATATAAATAGCTCCAAAATACCGATATCATATACAGAACTTCATCGAATTAAtgttatttgtaaaattatcaataaCACAAACATCATGTTCAGCACTTTTCTCCGGCCCGCCGATGAATCaatatctgaaaaataaaagttatcgATTTTACAATCTCTCCATTGGGTATCTTTGTGCGTCTGATGGTATCCTTAATTGGGGCGTGGTTAAAACGGCAATATGGCGCCGGAAGTGAGTAATCAGCTGATCATTTTAAGTgaattttacagaaattaGGGCACAGAAAACATCGTGCAAGCTGTTGgacttgaaatttgtaacATTAAGCCAATATAGAGTAAAACGCGTAATAAAAAACTACCTCTATAATTAAATATGGCTCTATTAGTGTGATATATTCACTACCATCAGATGGCGTTTCATGTATTTACGGATCCTATATGTATAGCTAAGATTGCGAGTATTTAAGGTGTCGTTTCCCtgaattgaaatcaaaagATCGACCCGTGTCAATTCGATTGACTTAATATTCTTATCAATTCAGCTGCGTCGAATAGGTTGAAGAAAATCTAACGACTTTCATAGTTTATGCCCATGTCTCGGGTCGTCTTCTTTCTAGCAATTATCATCCTTGCTAGCTCCTTCCGAATTCACTTctctttcttctatttttaagCGTAGTAGCTTTCATACGCATGTAActaaaatcaaatttctaatgaaataaaatactttttccgACGCACAAAATTTCTGTAAACCCTAACctaagaaaatatattatacagactCAGAATTCAGCTGAGTTGTGGGACAAAAAGAACATCCACGTATTATCTGACGATTCGGACTCTGTTTGTATGGTTAAGATATGAAGAAACGCACGGATCGATCAACGAGCTTACGAATGAATGCCTGGTTCCTTGGATGGGAATCAGAAATATTTGCACTATGAAGGCTCATCGTAATGTGCTGAATGAGTCAGCCCAAACTCCTCGCTGTACAATAAAACTTTTCGGTCCAGCAGTTTGATGGATAAATATGCTCAAACAGTTTTAGATTTCATATAGCTTCTTTCGTACTCTTTGTCTGGCTCGGACGGTTGTGACCTGGATATTCGATCATTAGTCAACGCAGAACAGAGTTCTTTACCTtggcgaaaataatttctacgtCAAACTAGGAAAGATTGGCGGTCGtagaaaatcgtagaaaataGTAGCAAATCGTGAAAAAGCGTAAAGGATTGTAGATAATCTTGAATAATCGAAGTatttttcgtagaaaaaaacaaatttctacgaataattatgaaaaatacatattggaagtagatttgattttttttttgtagaatgTCGTAGAAAACCACGTGgatcaatgaaaaattacgaataacTAGTTTTTATGCaagattatttcatttttgtaccCAAACATAATGAACTTTTTCTACGTAGAGCTGCgttgaattttgttgaaaagtacaaatttgtacgaaaaattatgaaaatctataattttttatgaaattataatttcggATCTATATCATCCGTTAGATGTCGCATCTCTCTCACAAGGGAAACTTGTCGTATATTTTTGAACTCATTTTAACTCAATTAACTCACTTCgaagtttttctttcacgaCAATTCTTCTATTCAAATACATCTAATGAAATAAACTGAAATACTGAGGACTTTAAAGAATGCGGTCGCCCGGTCGTGCCTAGGCATGTCGATtctctttaaaaaaaatcgatctcCGATTCGATCCGAATCGAGCATACTAGAATCGATTCTTGTTCAAATCGAGCATTAAAAGATCAATTTTCGATTAATCGCGTCAATTTCAAACATACCTAATAATATAAACATAACATCACGCCTATATTCCTTCGAACGAATAGGTAGAGGTGGGGATTGAACCCAGGATCTTTTGCTCAGCAGCAGTAGTTGCAACCACTAATGTTTATCCACTGTATATTTCTGATAAATAAACTAAGTCACAAGAATAGGTTAGTTAGAatagttaggttaggtttgaGTGTTTGACGTTTAGAGACGCGCCCGGAacaataaaatgtttttttttttgttaacgtTGCGTTTTGTTAACGCAAGTAACGCCACCTTTGGAAGcgttcataaaaatgtactCTATGATGCGTTCAAATTATCGACCAAGTACTACCAGTTGCTTTTGCGTCCGATAACAGGATCGATGTAGGGTTCAAAATCGAtctgaaaaatcgattatatcattcaaagtaatcgatttttcaattaatcgattatgaATCGACATGCTTAGTCGTGCCTGTTGAAGAaaagcttcttttttttccattcggCTTGTTTAAAATATCTTTgcggatttttttaaacttaaaTCTATAGTGTACAGTAATTGCGACGTTTATCACCTTTAACATCCGCCTGGCCGTCGGGTTTTCTCTGTCCCGTTTGCAAGTTCGGAGGCGGTTGAAGGTAATTTATTCCAACTATGGTAGCAGCGGGCTCAAAATTTCTCACTCTTGGACGATCCTCCTCAGCACTGACTTCCGTGCTTTGCCAGTACAATTCGTATATTGACGCACTGCAGCGCACTTTCAGCTTTCCAGTGGCAAAGTGTTCCGGAGTAACAAGAAATTGCACTCCAATTGCCGAGTACTGTTGATCGGCAATATTCGAATCTTGGGGATTGTAGTACCGTGTTTGCGAACTTAACGGCTGCAGGGAGAAAATATGATTTTGATTAAAACCCTCTTCATTACGGCAAAAAATTGGATACATAATAttaggaattattttttcaggaAGTTTTCTTTGATTCTGATGATTAATTAACACTTTCAAGTATTCTCACCGCCTATTTTATAGCTATTTTTCGTATATTTAGAGAATTCAAACACATTTCTTTGCGGTGGTTTGCTAGTTCTGATAGTATACTAATAGGTTTTCAATgctcgagagtaattattgcgatataatgtaaattgttattgttagaaatacattgatggaaaaaaatcgtgaaaattgaaggaaaaatacCCCTCTACgcatatacatgttttacataaattataagtttttgtggtcgctaattacgaatctgaaatcggatttaaaaaattcaagatggcggattcaatatgacggacgaaaatttaaagtttgatcaaaatcgaagaaaaaattctgtccgggtatttttggggtcactgactACGAATctgatgtcaaattttgaaaatttagcatggcgaatccaatcagtGCCCCGAAAACTCCTGCATAGAGTTTTTTGACTGTATTCCAtcaaattgatatttttgtcCGCTATATTGGATCTgccgtcttgaatttttgaaatttgatttcagattcgtaatcagaaACCCAAAAACCATGGAATAGTATTTTGATGTAAGAGTTGACTTAGCCCAGTAATGTGTGGCTCAAAGGTTTAAATTATCTTGTGATGAACAATGCGACATCATTCAAGAATTTTCATACTGAAAACTATCGACTCATTGTTTTAAACTTGTGAAAATATTCTGAACAATATTAATGGGCAATTATTCTGTGATGGTCGAACTGAAAAATGACCATCGATACACGTTTAATCGTCCGTATAATTGCAGAGTTAAACTATAATTGATCCAAGCTACAAACGACTTGGAGAAGCAAGTTGAGTAAAACctgtgaataattgaaaaccaaCTATACGATTAAACAGCTAACGAgacataaataattgaataccTTTGGCAATCAACTGAAAGAGTAACTATTTACAGACGTACCTGATGGTCGTTAATATACCACGTTAAGTTCGCGGCTGGTTTACTGCCATCGGAAGTACAATTTCCTCGCAAAATATCTCCCACGCGATATTTTCGCTTCATACCGTGTATGGAAGGACGGTTCTGCGGCAATTCTGTTGCGGAccatagaaaaaattaatcattcaaattataatcaaacatagaaataaatacatacctatatatcaTATGCGATcgcaatattttattgcaatatgaaattatattatatgagGTTCATGAAACGTCCGAAAgtttagtaaaaaatttattacgacGAAAAACAGAACTttgattaatcaattttcatgatgaaattgaattaaacaaattgacgttaattaaaaaatatttattcaaaaacgaTATAAGTGAATATAATTAAGCGAAATTAGAAAAACGGTACTGTGTTCGGATTAAATAATGGTACGACAATAAAATT is drawn from Neodiprion fabricii isolate iyNeoFabr1 chromosome 3, iyNeoFabr1.1, whole genome shotgun sequence and contains these coding sequences:
- the LOC124178779 gene encoding uncharacterized protein LOC124178779 isoform X3; its protein translation is MELQLVFFAYVVGICLGLKEVRIKIPEAVRKGDSAIFECLYDTEGDILYAVKWYKGRREFYRYTPNESPAIKTFPIGTLSVNKNESNANQVTVTGLDLDAAGTYSCEVSADAPSFHTAIVSANMNVVELPQNRPSIHGMKRKYRVGDILRGNCTSDGSKPAANLTWYINDHQPLSSQTRYYNPQDSNIADQQYSAIGVQFLVTPEHFATGKLKVRCSASIYELYWQSTEVSAEEDRPRVRNFEPAATIVGINYLQPPPNLQTGQRKPDGQADVKDIDSSAGRRKVLNMMFVLLIILQITLIR
- the LOC124178779 gene encoding uncharacterized protein LOC124178779 isoform X1, whose translation is MELQLVFFAYVVDTNELYDVQFKHISRGCGRGEGICLGLKEVRIKIPEAVRKGDSAIFECLYDTEGDILYAVKWYKGRREFYRYTPNESPAIKTFPIGTLSVNKNESNANQVTVTGLDLDAAGTYSCEVSADAPSFHTAIVSANMNVVELPQNRPSIHGMKRKYRVGDILRGNCTSDGSKPAANLTWYINDHQPLSSQTRYYNPQDSNIADQQYSAIGVQFLVTPEHFATGKLKVRCSASIYELYWQSTEVSAEEDRPRVRNFEPAATIVGINYLQPPPNLQTGQRKPDGQADVKDIDSSAGRRKVLNMMFVLLIILQITLIR
- the LOC124178778 gene encoding pickpocket protein 28-like, with translation MDNYISTDKFPAVFKKFGVEDTKEARNFFHFISRPVYSTLNQTPIYNGTSPDNWLEIIRDLHIDYEPNQCGLQECTGTYKTLVVTEKGICTALYGAYSNYSSVDYWVSNDWTIFPQRSLPTYKYARRNDRINIQAIPLSYELALHYPNDLPELNTWWYNLKEMSVIDIKIDVQQTEGSDELREMSKSQRECNFPEDGDLKMWPVYTRNMCILECRYNFIKSRCGCYPYFARPIPGVPVCNSTQLHCISGISDSITSLKSNNKHLCTCPENCNTARYPNIRVGIAYNIDRVDVIPVRTVNIDIEFPFTKMRREVFFGFTEFLVSVGGAAGLFLGASIISFIEIFYYLTLKLFWYRFYMSKNRK
- the LOC124178779 gene encoding uncharacterized protein LOC124178779 isoform X2; translation: MELQLVFFAYVVDTNELYDVQFKHISRGCGRGEGICLGLKEVRIKIPEAVRKGDSAIFECLYDTEGDILYAVKWYKGRREFYRYTPNESPAIKTFPIGTLSVNKNESNANQVTVTGLDLDAAGTYSCEVSADAPSFHTAIVSANMNVVELPQNRPSIHGMKRKYRVGDILRGNCTSDGSKPAANLTWYINDHQPLSSQTRYYNPQDSNIADQQYSAIGVQFLVTPEHFATGKLKVRCSASIYELYWQSTEVSAEEDRPRVRNFEPAATIVGINYLQPPPNLQTGQRKPDGQADVKGHNRPSQTKSTKEAI